The proteins below come from a single Drosophila busckii strain San Diego stock center, stock number 13000-0081.31 chromosome X, ASM1175060v1, whole genome shotgun sequence genomic window:
- the LOC108605508 gene encoding serine protease easter: MPNQLLLLLLLLLLPLIGAQQTLTRQQTANLATTHYGNCFTADYGAGRCVYRNDCDFYDVDLLDASSKRQCYSQQRPELVCCPREQNALPALAARISNKTAPAVAKLSVASVGAGAAPKPLGQADALPQHPHCGTSFAFKVYGGNDTGLLEFPWTTLLEYTRQSNQRKEHACGATFIAQRWLLTAAHCVHEHFLGADRLLTGARLGEWNQSSDPDCITLWNGKRECAPPHIQAQIERALMHPEFELGNLTHDIALLRLKQAVDWRQLQHVEPVCLPPVRGSAADQLAGSAVDVSGWGLNENSTSSVIKQKAMLYVLPQSKCRSDYEQQGYALTEGQLCASGGINVDSCSGDSGGPLTVEAYTPQRDRFVYLAGIVSYGKKRCGRTDFPGVYTRVSSYMDWIEQTIRDNSDS, encoded by the exons ATGCCAAATCAGttgcttctgttgttgttgttgttgttgctgccactaaTAGGCGCTCAACAGACGTTGACCaggcaacaaacagcaaatc TGGCCACCACGCATTACGGCAATTGCTTTACGGCGGACTATGGAGCGGGACGCTGCGTGTATCGCAATGATTGCGACTTCTACGATGTGGATTTGCTGGATGCGTCCAGCAAGCGCCAGTGCTACTCACAGCAGCGACCCGAATTG GTTTGCTGTCCACGCGAGCAGAACGCGCTGCCCGCGCTAGCAGCCAGAATTAGCAACAAAACGGCGCCAGCAGTTGCCAAGTTGAGCGTCGCCAGcgttggcgctggcgctgcccCCAAGCCGCTTGGTCAGGCCGATGCGTTGCCTCAGCATCCGCACTGCGGCACCAGCTTCGCCTTCAAGGTGTACGGCGGCAACGACACGGGCCTGCTGGAGTTTCCCTGGACCACGCTGCTCGAGTATACGCGCCAGTCGAACCAGCGCAAGGAGCACGCCTGCGGCGCCACGTTCATCGcgcagcgctggctgctgaCGGCGGCGCACTGCGTGCACGAGCATTTCCTGGGCGCGGACCGACTGCTGACGGGTGCGCGGCTGGGCGAGTGGAATCAGTCGAGCGATCCGGACTGCATAACGCTGTGGAACGGCAAGCGCGAGTGCGCGCCGCCGCATATACAGGCGCAGATCGAGCGCGCGCTGATGCATCCGGAGTTCGAGCTGGGCAATCTGACGCACGATATTGCGCTGCTGCGTCTCAAGCAGGCGGTCGActggcggcagctgcagcatgtgGAGCCGGTCTGCTTGCCGCCGGTGCGTGGCAGCGCCGCGGATCAGCTGGCGGGCAGCGCTGTCGACGTCTCCGGCTGGGGACTGAACGAGAACAGCACGTCGAGCGTCATAAAGCAAAAGGCGATGCTCTATGTGCTGCCGCAGTCAAAGTGCCGCAGCGACTACGAGCAGCAGGGCTATGCGCTGACCGAGGGTCAGCTGTGCGCCTCGGGCGGCATCAATGTGGACTCCTGCTCCGGCGACTCGGGCGGCCCGCTGACCGTTGAGGCCTACACGCCGCAGCGCGATCGCTTCGTCTACTTGGCCGGCATCGTCTCCTACGGCAAGAAGCGCTGCGGCCGCACGGACTTTCCCGGCGTCTACACACGCGTCAGCAGCTACATGGACTGGATTGAGCAGACGATACGCGACAATAGCGACAGCTAA